From the Diospyros lotus cultivar Yz01 chromosome 13, ASM1463336v1, whole genome shotgun sequence genome, one window contains:
- the LOC127788770 gene encoding uncharacterized protein LOC127788770, with product MAAPNPKVSTTAASASAAAGIPAVTIGSTVPKATPHVEKPQQFNGEDFKRWQQKMVFYLTTLNLAHILKEDCPVTPEGEESVETQAAKKAWQHSDFLCRNYILSGLVDSLYNVYCTAYPTSKQLWEALDKKYKLEDAGTKKFLVEKFLNYKMVDTKIVVSQLEELQVLLSDLLGEGLVINEPFQVAVVIEKLPPSWKDFKNYLKHKWKELSMENLAVRLRIEEDNRKGDKVSLRMEAKANVVEASKPQTKK from the coding sequence ATGGCTGCCCCTAACCCCAAGGTCTCTACAACTGCTGCATCAGCCTCTGCTGCCGCTGGTATCCCAGCTGTCACCATTGGATCGACTGTCCCAAAGGCAACGCCACATGTCGAGAAGCCCCAGCAATTTAATGGAGAAGACTTTAAGAGATGGCAGCAAAAGATGGTCTTCTATTTGACCACCTTGAATCTGGCCCATATCCTTAAGGAAGATTGTCCAGTCACTCCTGAGGGAGAAGAGTCGGTGGAAACACAGGCCGCCAAGAAGGCATGGCAACACTCGGATTTCCTCTGTCGGAACTACATACTGAGTGGGCTGGTTGATTCTCTTTATAACGTCTACTGCACGGCGTACCCAACGTCCAAGCAGCTTTGGGAGGCATTGGACAAGAAGTACAAGCTAGAAGACGCGGGCACTAAGAAATTTCTGGTCGAGAAATTTCTCAACTATAAGATGGTCGACACCAAGATAGTGGTTAGCCAGTTGGAAGAGCTACAAGTACTTTTAAGTGACTTGTTGGGTGAAGGATTGGTTATAAATGAACCATTCCAAGTTGCTGTTGTAATCGAGAAGCTACCACCCTCGTGGAAAGACTTCAAGAATTACCTCAAACACAAGTGGAAAGAGTTGTCCATGGAAAATCTGGCAGTCAGACTTCGCATTGAAGAGGACAATCGGAAGGGAGATAAAGTCTCTCTCAGGATGGAAGCTAAAGCTAATGTTGTTGAAGCCtcaaagcctcaaaccaagaaATAG